The following proteins are co-located in the Lagenorhynchus albirostris chromosome 2, mLagAlb1.1, whole genome shotgun sequence genome:
- the LOC132511146 gene encoding actin-binding protein WASF1-like produces the protein MPPPVHTFHVIPSPTAKGQLGPARSSCSLFTCKPNRQDAVNPFRSWIVSGLDSPLQLKLALPTWRDPPKSPHPRTDHAISFPFLLWTDDQTCWSNFLQASGNENDHSPQREEQVLRVARRDLINPRFTDVAEPPAGGDACEHAARGVASSPVRGLRPRAGDLGSGASGEPAVCPRAVRPSSLAAARVLRATPSAPRRQKASAARPQMSLPLRLPYCYPARRWRGALWLSYICAPVMPPLSPPAYRGSTRSTKAALRSAAWRRRPGPGPEATGSAPRGAAQAPPPRPGVPGPGVRLPRHPGLALCPPAAPLPPRPQGPRAPLLRAARDRPAARLPRAPRQLPATA, from the exons ATGCCTCCACCCGTGCATACTTTCCATGTAATTCCTTCACCCACTGCAAAG GGCCAACTGGGGCCCGCGCGGAGCAGCTGCTCTCTATTTACATGTAAACCGAACCGGCAGGATGCAGTTAACCCTTTCCGGAGCTGGATTGTCAGTGGGCTGGACTCGCCGCTCCAGCTAAAACTGGCTCTGCCCACTTGGCGGGATCCCCCTAAGTCCCCTCACCCCCGGACAGACCAcgctatttcttttcccttcttactCTGGACGGATGATCAAACGTGTTGGAGTAACTTTCTACAGGCAAGTGGCAACGAGAATGATCACTCTCCCCAGCGGGAAGAACAGGTTCTCCGAGTCGCTCGACGTGACTTGATAAACCCAAGATTCACAGACGTCGCCGAGCCACCCGCGGGGGGGGATGCATGTGAGCACGCCGCCAGGGGCGTCGCGTCTTCTCCAGTCCGCGGCTTGAGGCCACGCGCTGGGGACCTGGGCTCTGGGGCGTCTGGCGAGCCGGCCGTCTGCCCACGGGCAGTGAGGCCCTCCAGCCTCGCCGCGGCCCGAGTCCTCCGGGCCACCCCCTCGGCCCCGCGCCGCCAGAAAGCGTCGGCTGCCCGCCCGCAGATGTCGCTGCCCCTCCGGCTGCCCTACTGCTACCCAGCGCGGAGGTGGCGCGGCGCCCTCTGGCTCTCCTATATCTGCGCCCCTGTCATGCCCCCGCTTTCCCCGCCTGCCTACCGGGGCTCCACCCGTAGCACGAAGGCAGCGCTGCGGAGTGCTGCTTGGAGGCGGCGGCCTGGACCCGGGCCAGAAGCTACAGGGAGCGCGCCCCGAGGGGCGGCACAGGCGCCACCCCCTAGGCCGGGCGTCCCGGGGCCTGGAGTGCGTCTGCCTCGCCACCCAGGCCTGGCCCTCTGCCCGCCCGCGGCCCCTCTCCCACCCCGCCCGCAGGGTCCTCGCGCCCCGCTCCTCAGAGCCGCGCGCGACCGACCCGCAGCCCGCCTTCCCCGCGCGCCTCGGCAGTTACCGGCCACCGCGTAG